A single region of the Candidatus Nanopelagicales bacterium genome encodes:
- a CDS encoding prepilin-type N-terminal cleavage/methylation domain-containing protein: MSKYLRRVHREDEGFSLVELLIVIVVLGILGGIVVFGVGELPR; the protein is encoded by the coding sequence ATGTCGAAGTATCTGCGCCGGGTTCATCGCGAGGACGAAGGCTTCTCGCTGGTTGAACTCCTTATTGTCATCGTCGTGCTGGGCATCCTGGGCGGCATCGTTGTGTTCGGAGTTGGCGAACTTCCGCGCTGA
- a CDS encoding ATPase, T2SS/T4P/T4SS family, with protein sequence MRIRRASKSDAQKATQPSPAAAPQPASPSPAGRPVPLGQLLINRGAITPAELAEAVDQQAESGKKIGELLVDLGMVDERDVLGALSDQFGIGLAQLKGQTLDSQVAGLLPETMVRSLRALPIAREPDGTVVIATSNLQACAPSERGEFEAKLRDAIGAPVILKVATENDIRWAISTIYHAFDQVSGQVDQYVATHGRREAATATNVAIEAAASDAPVVKIVDMILTQAMRDRASDIHIEPQGEQVRVRYRIDGALHEALTLPGSMAGALSSRIKIMAGMSIVERRRPQDGQIAMTIDGHSVDIRVSTTGVVFGEKVVLRVLDRTKAVLQLRDLGMGGTMLRSYRDMLASPYGMVLCAGPTGSGKTTTLYASLNEINEVYSNITTIEDPVEYVFPSVNQIQINEAAGITFASGLRAILRQDPDVILVGEIRDVETANIAVQSALTGHFVLSSVHATDAVSSLYRFIDMGIETFLLSASVLGVVGQRLVRRTCNDCREPYQPTPDELSYYERMGGEPKEEFSAGVGCTHCAHTGYAGRVGVYELLSMSPEMKELIVRASTTHSDIRELAIAQGTRTLGQEGIRLVERDRTTIAEIIRSIYTL encoded by the coding sequence ATGCGGATTCGCCGGGCCTCCAAGAGTGACGCACAGAAGGCGACCCAGCCATCGCCCGCCGCAGCTCCTCAGCCGGCGTCCCCCTCGCCGGCCGGCAGACCCGTTCCACTGGGCCAGCTCCTGATCAACCGCGGTGCCATCACGCCGGCGGAACTCGCAGAGGCGGTGGACCAGCAGGCGGAGTCGGGCAAGAAGATCGGCGAACTCCTTGTCGACCTCGGCATGGTCGACGAGAGGGATGTGCTCGGAGCTCTGTCCGATCAGTTCGGTATCGGGCTGGCGCAACTCAAGGGCCAGACTCTGGACTCACAAGTAGCGGGGCTGCTTCCCGAGACGATGGTGCGGAGCCTGCGCGCCCTCCCCATCGCTCGCGAACCCGATGGCACGGTCGTGATTGCCACCAGCAATCTGCAGGCGTGTGCCCCCTCGGAGCGGGGAGAGTTCGAGGCCAAGCTGCGCGACGCGATCGGCGCCCCGGTGATCCTGAAGGTGGCAACCGAGAACGACATCCGATGGGCCATCTCGACTATCTACCACGCGTTCGATCAAGTGAGCGGCCAAGTCGACCAATACGTCGCGACCCATGGTCGGCGCGAGGCCGCCACTGCCACGAACGTCGCGATCGAAGCGGCCGCCAGCGATGCGCCCGTCGTCAAGATCGTGGACATGATCCTCACGCAGGCCATGCGGGATCGTGCCTCCGACATTCACATCGAGCCCCAAGGCGAGCAAGTGCGGGTCCGGTACCGCATCGACGGCGCCCTACATGAAGCGCTGACCTTGCCCGGGAGCATGGCCGGAGCGCTGTCCAGCCGAATCAAGATCATGGCCGGGATGAGCATCGTGGAGCGCCGCCGCCCCCAAGACGGTCAGATCGCTATGACGATCGACGGTCACTCCGTGGACATCCGCGTGTCTACCACCGGGGTGGTCTTCGGCGAGAAGGTGGTGCTGCGGGTCCTCGACCGCACCAAGGCCGTTCTGCAGTTACGGGACCTCGGCATGGGAGGTACCATGCTGCGTTCCTACCGGGACATGCTGGCGTCGCCTTACGGGATGGTCTTGTGCGCTGGCCCAACCGGCAGCGGTAAGACCACGACCCTGTATGCCTCGTTGAACGAGATCAACGAGGTCTACAGCAACATCACAACCATTGAGGACCCCGTCGAGTACGTGTTCCCGAGTGTGAATCAGATCCAGATCAACGAAGCCGCCGGCATCACCTTCGCATCAGGGCTACGCGCGATCCTGCGCCAGGACCCCGATGTGATCCTGGTCGGCGAGATCCGCGACGTCGAGACGGCGAACATCGCCGTCCAGTCCGCACTGACGGGCCACTTCGTGTTGTCGTCCGTGCACGCCACCGATGCTGTGTCGTCTCTCTATCGCTTCATCGACATGGGCATCGAGACCTTCCTGTTGTCAGCCTCCGTGCTTGGCGTCGTCGGGCAGCGCCTGGTTCGGCGCACCTGCAACGACTGCCGGGAGCCCTACCAGCCCACCCCTGACGAGCTGTCCTACTACGAGCGCATGGGCGGGGAGCCCAAGGAGGAGTTCTCGGCAGGTGTCGGCTGCACTCACTGTGCGCATACCGGGTATGCCGGTCGCGTGGGCGTCTATGAGCTGCTCAGTATGTCTCCCGAGATGAAGGAACTGATCGTCCGCGCCAGCACCACTCACTCCGACATCCGGGAACTCGCGATCGCGCAGGGAACGCGGACCTTGGGTCAGGAAGGTATCCGCCTGGTAGAGCGGGATCGGACCACGATCGCGGAGATCATCCGCAGCATCTACACCCTCTGA
- a CDS encoding DUF3662 and FHA domain-containing protein, with protein sequence MGLLDNFEQRLDQLVNGTFAKAFRDAVEPVELAARIQREMDTRSAIVSKGRTVVPNIFTIELSSTDIERLDVYADQMRAELAQVARQYATEQRYTFLGSVDVRFAEDPDLSTGVFRVRSQAHPDDAGGTSRSVTPVPPGNATGHPRLMIGATSYPLTRSHTRLGRGQGADIQLDDAGVSRAHAEIVLGLPVIVRDLGSTNGTLVDGRKVTEAPLHDGARIQVGSTVVTYRDI encoded by the coding sequence ATGGGCCTGCTCGACAACTTCGAACAGCGCCTGGACCAGCTGGTCAACGGCACCTTCGCCAAGGCGTTCCGCGACGCGGTGGAGCCCGTCGAACTGGCGGCCCGGATCCAGCGCGAGATGGACACCCGCTCAGCCATCGTGAGCAAGGGCCGCACTGTCGTGCCGAACATCTTCACCATCGAGTTGTCCAGTACCGACATCGAACGTCTCGATGTGTACGCCGACCAGATGCGCGCGGAGCTCGCACAGGTGGCCCGGCAGTACGCGACCGAGCAGCGCTACACGTTCCTCGGTTCGGTCGACGTCAGGTTCGCCGAGGACCCCGATCTGAGCACCGGGGTGTTCCGCGTGCGCAGCCAGGCGCACCCCGATGACGCCGGCGGAACCTCCCGATCCGTGACCCCGGTGCCGCCCGGCAACGCCACCGGTCACCCCCGGCTCATGATCGGCGCCACCTCCTATCCCCTGACCCGCAGCCACACCCGGCTGGGCCGAGGGCAAGGAGCGGACATCCAACTCGACGACGCCGGCGTCAGCCGGGCGCACGCCGAGATCGTCCTCGGGCTGCCGGTCATCGTGCGCGATCTCGGCTCCACCAACGGCACCCTGGTCGATGGCCGCAAGGTGACCGAAGCCCCTCTGCACGACGGAGCCCGGATCCAGGTGGGATCCACCGTCGTGACGTACCGGGACATCTGA
- a CDS encoding PAS domain S-box protein, whose amino-acid sequence MVDPEASPAEIGSDGWFRALAERTGDVFFAIRTDPDLAVEFLSETVNGWGGYRTEDYIADPQLLLSILDRRHAEEMSEALRAEPGRDIEFEFRWFHRDGRPVWSQNRGRRRLRPDGSVVLEGTAHDISELRLAQEQAQESEDRLRLLLDNVGDAILRFAADATLLWASPSLRTVFGWDPAEVVGTQFRGLAGVDNEEVDQLLRDAVRAGRDEVHHRSRAIRADGRVVWISNTISILWTADGSFDGVVCSIRDVTDQVETAQKLAASREEYRLLAEQAADFTLRTAPDFTVEWVSPSVTRVLGWSPDDIVGKRGFDFFHPNDIAATAATAADMSAGKAASGRIRLRTSDGGYRWVSQVATPIFDKGKLVARVSGFQDVDAQVRAEQALASSERRFRMAMEFAPMGMAVLDLDRRFVEVNPALCRMTGRDQEWLLAHQVTDVLDPQDHELDLTMRSQVRTGESDTASHDKRLVTADGGTLWVEHSVGLLRDDDGAPLSYVSQFLDVDDAHRRQEKLRFMAGHDALTSLPNRHELMERVGRFLGHKPRTGTRLAILFVDLDRFKPINDTYGHAVGDHVLVEVARRIRSQVRADDVVARLGGDEFIVALPAVHSLDDAKRVAAKIHDAFAETLQIQELSLSVSLSIGLTLADPGEDPDTVLKRADEALYRAKGAGRNQTAHHPLHNEDPLHNEDPLHNEDPLHNEDPADGQDSPADKG is encoded by the coding sequence GTGGTCGACCCCGAGGCGTCACCTGCGGAGATCGGCAGCGACGGCTGGTTCCGCGCACTCGCCGAACGAACCGGGGACGTCTTCTTCGCCATCCGCACGGACCCAGACCTGGCCGTCGAGTTCCTGAGCGAAACCGTCAACGGCTGGGGCGGCTACCGCACGGAGGACTACATCGCTGATCCGCAGTTACTGCTCAGTATCCTCGACCGTCGCCACGCCGAGGAGATGTCGGAGGCACTCCGCGCCGAACCCGGTCGCGACATCGAGTTCGAGTTTCGCTGGTTCCACCGGGACGGACGACCGGTCTGGTCGCAGAACCGGGGTCGACGTCGTCTGCGGCCCGACGGATCAGTGGTGCTCGAAGGTACGGCTCACGACATCAGCGAACTGCGACTCGCGCAGGAACAGGCCCAGGAATCCGAGGATCGACTGCGTCTCCTGCTGGACAACGTCGGTGATGCGATCCTGCGCTTCGCGGCGGACGCCACCTTGCTGTGGGCCTCACCCTCGCTTCGAACGGTGTTCGGATGGGATCCCGCGGAGGTCGTGGGCACTCAGTTTCGCGGGCTGGCCGGCGTCGACAACGAAGAAGTCGATCAACTCCTGCGCGATGCCGTTCGGGCGGGGCGCGACGAGGTACACCACCGTTCCCGCGCGATCAGAGCCGACGGGCGGGTCGTGTGGATCAGCAACACCATCAGCATCCTCTGGACTGCGGACGGCTCCTTCGACGGAGTCGTGTGCTCTATCAGAGACGTCACCGATCAGGTGGAAACCGCCCAGAAGCTGGCCGCCTCACGTGAGGAGTACCGGCTGCTGGCCGAGCAGGCCGCGGACTTCACGTTGCGAACCGCACCCGACTTCACGGTCGAGTGGGTGTCTCCCTCGGTTACTCGCGTCCTTGGATGGAGCCCTGACGACATCGTCGGCAAGCGCGGATTCGACTTCTTCCACCCCAACGACATCGCTGCCACCGCGGCCACTGCCGCCGACATGTCCGCCGGAAAGGCCGCTTCAGGTCGCATCCGGCTGCGTACCTCCGACGGCGGCTACCGCTGGGTGTCCCAGGTGGCGACCCCGATTTTCGACAAGGGCAAGTTGGTCGCCCGAGTCAGTGGATTTCAGGACGTGGACGCGCAAGTACGAGCCGAACAGGCCCTGGCCAGCAGCGAACGCCGGTTCCGCATGGCCATGGAGTTCGCGCCCATGGGGATGGCGGTCCTGGACCTGGATCGGCGCTTCGTCGAGGTGAACCCCGCGCTGTGTCGCATGACCGGCCGCGATCAGGAGTGGCTGCTCGCCCACCAGGTGACCGATGTCCTCGATCCACAGGACCACGAGCTGGACCTCACCATGCGGTCCCAGGTTCGAACCGGCGAGTCGGACACCGCGTCCCACGACAAGCGGCTCGTCACCGCCGACGGCGGCACACTCTGGGTCGAACACTCCGTAGGACTCCTGCGCGACGACGACGGGGCCCCGTTGTCCTACGTGTCCCAGTTCCTGGACGTCGATGACGCACATCGGCGGCAGGAGAAGCTGCGCTTCATGGCCGGCCATGACGCTCTGACGTCGTTGCCGAACCGCCACGAACTCATGGAGCGCGTCGGCCGGTTCCTCGGGCACAAACCCCGAACCGGTACGCGACTGGCCATACTGTTCGTCGATCTCGATCGGTTCAAGCCGATCAACGACACCTACGGCCACGCGGTGGGTGACCACGTCCTCGTCGAAGTCGCGCGCCGGATTCGATCCCAGGTCCGCGCTGATGACGTCGTCGCCCGCCTAGGCGGAGACGAGTTCATCGTTGCCCTGCCGGCAGTGCACAGTCTGGACGACGCGAAGCGTGTCGCTGCGAAGATCCACGACGCTTTCGCCGAGACACTGCAGATTCAGGAACTCTCGCTGTCCGTCTCTCTCAGCATCGGACTGACGCTGGCGGATCCGGGCGAGGATCCCGACACCGTGCTGAAGCGCGCCGACGAGGCGCTCTACCGCGCGAAAGGCGCCGGCCGCAACCAAACCGCCCACCACCCCCTTCACAACGAGGACCCCCTTCACAACGAGGACCCCCTTCACAACGAGGACCCCCTTCACAACGAGGACCCCGCGGACGGCCAGGATTCGCCTGCCGACAAGGGCTGA
- a CDS encoding PilT/PilU family type 4a pilus ATPase gives MSTEVWTVDSLLGALWDAGGTDLHLSAMSRPLIRVHMDLIPLAGTEVMKPAEIERLARELLTDEQLDDCRRGHDVDFSFGWRGQARIRGNAYRQRNTVALALRIMPHTIPSFDDLGIPMSVRELAAADQGLILVTGPTGSGKSTTLATMLDWIAANRAVHIITIEDPIEYVHSHQKAAVHQRAVGEDTESFAAALRSALREDPDVILVGELRDLESIRFALTLAETGHLVLATVHTNDTAQTMDRLVEVFPGDEQSQIRTQLALSLKAVVYQRLLPRRGGGLVAAYEVLKNNSSIRNLIKEGRTNQLRNQLIMGRKEGMMSLEDSLSDLVQKGLVDYEQAAIRSQHPNEVAKG, from the coding sequence ATGAGCACGGAAGTCTGGACGGTCGACAGTTTGCTCGGTGCTCTATGGGATGCGGGAGGGACCGACCTGCATCTGTCCGCGATGAGCCGGCCGCTGATCCGCGTGCACATGGACCTCATCCCGCTCGCGGGCACCGAAGTGATGAAACCCGCCGAGATTGAGCGACTGGCGCGCGAGTTGCTCACCGACGAGCAACTCGACGACTGCCGTCGCGGTCACGATGTGGACTTCTCATTCGGTTGGCGGGGCCAGGCCCGCATACGGGGTAACGCCTACAGGCAACGAAACACCGTCGCACTGGCGCTGCGGATCATGCCGCACACAATCCCCAGTTTCGATGATCTGGGAATCCCGATGAGCGTACGGGAACTGGCGGCGGCCGATCAGGGCCTGATCCTGGTCACCGGACCCACTGGGTCCGGCAAGTCCACGACCCTGGCGACGATGCTCGACTGGATCGCAGCTAATCGGGCCGTTCACATCATCACCATCGAAGACCCCATCGAGTACGTGCACTCGCATCAAAAGGCTGCCGTGCATCAGCGAGCCGTCGGCGAAGACACCGAGTCGTTTGCCGCAGCGCTGCGCAGCGCCCTCCGCGAAGACCCGGACGTGATCCTGGTCGGCGAGCTGCGAGATCTCGAATCGATTCGCTTCGCCCTCACGCTGGCCGAGACCGGTCACCTGGTGCTCGCGACGGTCCACACCAACGACACGGCGCAGACCATGGACAGGCTCGTGGAGGTGTTCCCCGGTGACGAGCAGAGCCAGATCCGCACCCAACTGGCACTCTCCTTGAAGGCCGTGGTCTACCAGCGGCTACTGCCGCGCCGCGGTGGGGGGCTGGTGGCCGCCTACGAGGTGCTCAAGAACAACTCATCGATCCGCAACCTCATCAAGGAGGGGCGGACCAACCAGTTGCGCAATCAACTCATCATGGGTCGCAAGGAGGGAATGATGTCACTCGAGGATTCACTCAGCGATCTGGTGCAGAAGGGACTGGTCGACTACGAACAGGCAGCGATACGCTCCCAACACCCCAACGAGGTTGCGAAGGGATGA
- a CDS encoding GGDEF domain-containing protein — protein MNEVFFRELVDNLLEGVYFVDRDRRITYWNSGAELLTGYGMDEVVGHSCSEGILRHVTDEGQQLCLHGCPLAATITDGDPREAKVYMHHKNGHRVPVTVRARPIRDDAEQIVGSAEVFTARSGGVFSDLEGERRTDQSYRDPVSGIGNRLYAEQHLAASLGSLDSEDSRMGLLFLDVDHFKTVNDNYGHNIGDKVLRMVARTLANGLRPGDLPCRWGGEEFIAILPETQEDGTARVAERIRMLVENSWLPRDDQQIRVTVSIGATVGHRGESADEVIERADRLMYASKQNGRNQVHTDSGPLHRVAEPVLLGNSIPWATPSE, from the coding sequence ATGAACGAGGTCTTCTTCCGCGAACTGGTCGACAACCTCCTCGAAGGCGTGTACTTCGTCGACCGCGATCGCCGCATCACGTACTGGAACAGCGGAGCCGAACTTCTCACCGGCTACGGCATGGACGAAGTCGTCGGGCACAGTTGCTCGGAGGGAATCCTGCGCCACGTCACCGACGAGGGCCAGCAGTTGTGCCTCCACGGATGTCCCCTGGCAGCCACCATCACCGACGGAGACCCGCGTGAGGCCAAGGTGTACATGCACCACAAGAATGGCCACCGCGTTCCCGTGACGGTACGCGCCCGACCGATCCGCGACGACGCAGAACAGATCGTCGGATCCGCCGAGGTGTTCACGGCACGCTCTGGCGGCGTGTTCTCGGACCTCGAAGGCGAGCGACGCACCGACCAGTCGTACCGGGACCCCGTCAGCGGCATCGGCAACCGGCTCTACGCCGAGCAGCACCTGGCGGCATCACTCGGTTCCCTCGACTCAGAGGACTCCCGCATGGGTCTGCTCTTCCTCGACGTCGACCATTTCAAGACAGTCAACGACAACTACGGCCACAACATCGGCGACAAGGTCCTGCGCATGGTGGCCCGAACGCTGGCCAACGGACTACGACCCGGGGACCTGCCCTGCCGCTGGGGCGGTGAGGAGTTCATCGCCATCCTGCCCGAAACCCAAGAAGACGGGACCGCCCGCGTCGCCGAGCGGATCCGCATGCTGGTCGAGAACTCCTGGCTGCCCCGTGACGACCAACAGATCCGCGTCACCGTCAGTATCGGCGCCACCGTCGGACACCGAGGCGAGAGCGCAGACGAAGTCATCGAACGAGCCGACCGCCTCATGTACGCCAGCAAACAGAACGGCCGCAACCAGGTCCATACCGACTCCGGTCCTTTGCATCGCGTCGCCGAACCCGTCCTCCTGGGCAACTCCATCCCCTGGGCCACGCCCTCGGAATGA
- a CDS encoding prepilin-type N-terminal cleavage/methylation domain-containing protein — protein sequence MRGRSDGVTLIELVVVVAVMGIVLSGITALLLVSTSATQKAREQLNQDGGLRLASVYFNPDVQSADLVERGTANCGSNSEAVIVLSGTDYRQDLNSPIETTVSYVVTNGDANGKSLTRYACEDGELTDEVVVAEGLDSTVSAWAECRDTNGDEVQGCGAEASSVTLITNAQVPNQNHLRCIV from the coding sequence ATCCGGGGCCGCTCCGACGGCGTCACCTTGATCGAATTGGTAGTGGTCGTCGCCGTGATGGGGATCGTGTTGTCGGGCATTACCGCGCTGCTGTTGGTGTCGACGAGTGCGACCCAGAAGGCGCGCGAGCAACTCAACCAGGACGGTGGGCTGAGACTCGCCTCCGTGTACTTCAACCCTGACGTTCAGAGCGCGGACCTCGTTGAGAGAGGCACTGCAAACTGCGGCTCTAACTCTGAGGCAGTGATAGTTCTGAGCGGAACCGACTACCGGCAAGACTTGAACTCCCCAATCGAAACGACTGTCAGCTACGTCGTCACGAATGGTGATGCTAACGGGAAGTCCCTAACCCGCTATGCGTGTGAAGACGGTGAGCTGACCGACGAGGTCGTTGTGGCGGAGGGACTGGATTCCACTGTCTCGGCTTGGGCGGAGTGTCGTGACACGAACGGCGATGAGGTCCAAGGCTGTGGTGCTGAGGCTTCCAGCGTAACCCTGATTACGAACGCTCAAGTTCCGAATCAGAACCACCTTCGGTGCATCGTATGA
- a CDS encoding type II secretion system F family protein codes for MSEAFEKHSNDFPPYYLGILRSAELTGNLDTVLDRLAIDIERDHESRRKLRSAMTYPAIVAVISVGTVVVLTMFVLPKFQEFFQSLDAELPAPTRLLLAISAFIQQWAWLIGLIVLVLVVAYVIRDHGLTRVARARDRAILKLPVVGSTVQVAMAERFTRVLASLVSAGVPLPQAMGVSVDSLKNLAFEEPLQEARTAMMEGAGLAGPIAVTRLFPPMAVQMIRVGEETGSLDSQLEVAAEFYERELDYKVKKLAALVGTGCHRVHGRARGFRGSGTGLCYVRHL; via the coding sequence TTGAGTGAGGCCTTTGAGAAACACTCCAACGACTTTCCGCCCTACTATCTCGGGATCCTCCGGTCGGCGGAATTGACCGGCAATCTCGACACGGTCCTGGATCGGCTAGCCATCGACATCGAACGGGATCATGAGTCCCGTCGCAAACTGCGCAGCGCCATGACGTACCCGGCCATCGTCGCGGTCATCAGCGTAGGAACTGTGGTGGTGCTGACGATGTTCGTCTTGCCGAAGTTCCAGGAATTCTTCCAGAGCCTCGATGCCGAGTTGCCGGCACCCACTCGATTGCTCCTGGCGATCAGCGCATTCATCCAGCAGTGGGCGTGGTTGATCGGTCTCATCGTGCTCGTACTGGTCGTCGCGTACGTCATTCGCGATCACGGACTCACGCGGGTCGCACGAGCCCGGGACCGCGCGATACTGAAACTGCCCGTTGTGGGTAGCACCGTCCAGGTCGCGATGGCTGAACGGTTCACTCGCGTGCTCGCCTCACTCGTGAGCGCGGGCGTACCATTGCCCCAGGCCATGGGAGTCAGCGTGGACAGCCTCAAGAACCTCGCCTTCGAGGAGCCGCTGCAAGAAGCCCGGACGGCCATGATGGAAGGCGCCGGGCTCGCGGGTCCGATCGCAGTCACGCGCCTGTTTCCCCCGATGGCTGTGCAGATGATCCGCGTCGGCGAAGAGACCGGCAGCCTCGACAGCCAGTTGGAGGTCGCCGCCGAGTTCTACGAGCGGGAGCTTGACTACAAGGTCAAGAAGCTGGCGGCGCTCGTCGGAACCGGCTGTCATCGTGTTCATGGGCGGGCTCGTGGGTTTCGTGGCAGTGGCACTGGTCTCTGCTATGTACGGCATCTTTAG
- the mdlC gene encoding benzoylformate decarboxylase, translated as MTSVRESVFSLLEHHGMTTVFGNPGSTEMGFLNDMPAGFRYILGLQESVVVSMADGYAQATDGPVLVNLHSAPGVGHAMGSIITARANRTPLVITAGTQVRPMQAMEAWLTNVDATNLPRPAVKWAGEAARAQDTPAVLARAIHEATLPPPGPVFVSQAMDDWSANVVAAETRHLVERSVRSGSGLNGNAAAEIVDMLHAASSPLIILGSALDTPQAWADTVALAEATGSAVMMAPVESRWSFPGWHPQFRGMLAPAIATATEQMSGHDLVLVIGAPVFRYYPYLPGELLPDGTRLLQITDDPAQATRAPMGDAYVTDPVAAVRALAEASSDSDSTAVGGAVQPMTSSGSSPLSPSDVFTVLGAVSGPDLVMVNESPSNLTTLLDCWRPVHPRSLFFSGSGGLGFGTPATVGVQMGMPDRPVLGLLGDGALQYSVQALYTAALYNVPATFLVMRNHQYAILKWFGQLKNAPRVPGLDLPNLDAVAIAQGYGVPARSVREVDELEAALREDLAAPGPRLIEVEIDGSAAMM; from the coding sequence ATGACCTCCGTGCGCGAAAGTGTCTTCTCCCTGCTCGAGCACCACGGCATGACCACCGTGTTCGGCAACCCCGGTTCCACCGAGATGGGCTTCCTCAACGACATGCCCGCAGGCTTCCGGTACATCCTCGGCCTGCAGGAGTCGGTGGTCGTCTCCATGGCCGACGGATACGCGCAAGCCACCGACGGGCCGGTCCTGGTCAACCTCCACTCGGCACCCGGGGTGGGCCATGCGATGGGCAGCATCATCACGGCTCGGGCCAATCGCACGCCACTGGTGATCACCGCCGGTACTCAGGTCCGGCCGATGCAGGCCATGGAGGCATGGCTGACGAACGTGGACGCCACCAACCTGCCGCGACCGGCAGTGAAGTGGGCCGGAGAGGCGGCGCGTGCCCAGGACACCCCAGCGGTCCTCGCCCGCGCCATCCACGAGGCCACACTGCCCCCGCCGGGGCCGGTGTTCGTCTCCCAGGCGATGGACGACTGGAGTGCCAATGTGGTCGCCGCCGAGACCCGGCACCTGGTCGAGCGCAGTGTGCGCAGCGGCTCTGGACTGAACGGGAACGCAGCAGCGGAGATCGTCGACATGCTGCACGCAGCCAGTTCGCCCCTGATCATCCTCGGATCGGCTCTGGACACCCCGCAGGCCTGGGCCGACACGGTCGCCCTCGCCGAGGCCACCGGGTCCGCTGTCATGATGGCGCCCGTCGAGTCCCGGTGGAGTTTCCCCGGGTGGCACCCTCAGTTCCGCGGCATGCTGGCACCGGCCATCGCCACGGCGACCGAACAGATGTCCGGGCACGACCTGGTCCTGGTGATCGGGGCGCCGGTCTTCCGCTACTACCCCTACCTGCCCGGCGAACTTCTTCCGGACGGAACCCGGCTGCTGCAGATCACCGACGATCCCGCGCAGGCGACGCGGGCACCGATGGGAGATGCGTATGTGACGGATCCGGTGGCCGCCGTCCGGGCTTTGGCCGAGGCGTCATCCGACTCGGACAGCACTGCCGTGGGTGGAGCGGTGCAGCCAATGACCAGTTCGGGGTCGTCCCCTCTGAGCCCGAGCGACGTCTTCACGGTTTTGGGCGCAGTGTCAGGCCCGGATCTCGTGATGGTCAACGAGTCACCGTCGAATCTGACGACGTTGCTGGACTGCTGGCGCCCGGTGCACCCCCGCAGCCTGTTCTTCTCCGGCTCGGGGGGCCTGGGCTTCGGCACACCGGCCACCGTCGGGGTGCAGATGGGAATGCCGGACCGACCCGTCCTCGGCCTGCTGGGGGATGGTGCCCTTCAGTACTCGGTGCAAGCCCTGTACACGGCGGCGCTGTACAACGTGCCCGCCACATTCCTGGTGATGCGCAATCACCAGTACGCCATTTTGAAATGGTTCGGCCAGTTGAAGAACGCCCCTCGCGTCCCGGGCTTGGACCTGCCCAACCTGGACGCGGTCGCCATCGCCCAGGGTTACGGGGTTCCGGCGCGCTCAGTCCGCGAGGTCGACGAACTCGAGGCGGCCCTGCGGGAGGACTTGGCCGCCCCCGGGCCGCGCCTCATCGAAGTGGAGATCGACGGATCGGCAGCGATGATGTGA